Proteins found in one Paralichthys olivaceus isolate ysfri-2021 chromosome 19, ASM2471397v2, whole genome shotgun sequence genomic segment:
- the cdc42bpb gene encoding serine/threonine-protein kinase MRCK beta isoform X3 has protein sequence MSAQVRLKRLEELLLEQRVEGCVSVEALLDLLLCLHSECSHGPLKREKHITDFLEWVRPFTTTVKDMRLHRDDFEMLKVIGRGAFGEVAVVKMKHTERVYAMKILNKWEMLKRAETACFREERDVLVKGDSQWITTLHYAFQDDNYLYLVMDYYVGGDLLTLLSKFEDRLPEDMAKFYVAEMVLAIHSIHQQNYIHRDIKPDNVLLDVNGHIRLADFGSCLRMMEDGTVQSSVAVGTPDYISPEILQAMEDGMGRYGPECDWWSLGVCMYEMLYGETPFYAESLVETYGKIMNHEERFQFPSHVTDVSEDAKDLIQRLLCSREHRIGLNGLSDFKSHAFFSGINWDNIRSAEAPYIPDVSSPTDTSNFDVDDDVLKNPDITPPVSHTGFTGQHLPFVGFTYTTDSCFSDRSSVSQAGHSRHQETEGGVGGGEEVEAFERRIRRLEQEKQELNRKLQESTQALQAPTRGGTLTRDKEIKKLNEEIERLKKKLADSDRLEHQLEEAVTLRQDYESSASKLKSVERQVKTLRQEKEDVHKQLSDSLERLRSHTKELKEAHSQRKLALQEFSELSERMTELRASKQRLSRQLRDKEEEMDALLQKMDAMKQEIRKTEKNRKELEAQLDDAKAEASKERKLREHSEVYSKQLETELESLKSQQGRGAATGGAESQQELSRLKAELDKKILFYEEELLRRDSAHSSEIKNLRKDLHESEGAQLAANKELLQVRDKLDKAKRDRQTEMDEAVVTLKGNFEREKHLLTEENRKMTVETDKLCAFVDKLTAQNRQLEDELQDVSSKRESVAHWEAQIAEIIQWVSDEKDARGYLQALATKMTEELETLRSSNLGTRPLPESGVATPPRKPWLPIGGDSRDPLWKVRRSQKLDMSARLELQSALDAEIRAKQLVLDELRKVKAANINLESKLKESEERSREMGEQMENLKKEMEDSRSRSDRGLKLPDFQDSIFEYFNTSPLAPDLTFREVKAASVPSSPSPTYQSSALTTPKPKAHQLSIKTFSSPTQCTHCTSLMVGLLRQGYACEVCSFICHVTCKDHAPLVCPIPAEQAKRPQGIDVQRGIGTAYKGFVRVPKPSGVKKGWQRAFAVVSDCKLFLYDVPEGKSTQPGVVASLVLDLRDEEFSVSSVLASDVIHATRKDIPCIFRVTSSQLISQISSVSLLVLAESELEKRKWVRILESLQSILTKNLLRSQPVHVLHEAYDASLPVIKTTLSAAVIDRERVALGTEDGLFVVEVTRDVIVRAVDSKKVYQIDLIPKEKIVALLCGRNRHVHLLPWGVLEGAEPAFDFKLAETKGCQALTTGVLRPGGPACLLGAVKRQVQCYEITRAKPHHKKLWEVQAPGSVQWLGMVKERLCVGYPSGFALLALQGESSPISLVSPGDPSLAFLSQHPLDALHALEVGSNELLLCFSQLGIYVDGQGRRSRTQELMWPATPLACSSNSSHLTVYSEYGVDVFDIHTTEWVQTISLCKIRPLNPEGTLNLLSSEPARLIYFSNTSSEGDLTIPETSDHSRKLMVRTRSKRKFLFKVPEEERLQQRREMLRDPELRSRMISNPTNFNHVAHMGPGDGMQVLMDLPLIGDGACLSPSPSPSPSPSSSSSRHTLISPPSNFEHVYHMTSASAGAFLQKDASSSSSQQSLLQPSSSSSSPSISSLGRSVMPSSQDDSVKDKPRPLSSISRQHRSKTHITRTASGTHTLTHTHIHLSPVTSSDILISIGSDFGGGARGVSELDQDLDREPDSDSTKHSTPSNSSNPSSPNSPHRSRLTLDSLDSEP, from the exons ATGTCGGCTCAGGTCCGTCTGAAGcggctggaggagctgctgctggagcagcGGGTGGAgggatgtgtgagtgtggaggCGCTGCTCgacctgctgctctgcctccacTCCGAGTGCTCCCACGGGCCGCTGAAGAGGGAGAAGCACATCACTGACTTCCTGGAGTGGG tgagaCCGTTCACCACCACAGTGAAGGACATGCGGCTGCACAGGGATGATTTTGAGATGCTGAAGGTGATTGGACGAGGAGCTTTTGGAGAG gttgCCGTGGTgaagatgaaacacacagagagagtttACGCCATGAAGATCCTCAATAAGTGGGAGATGTTAAAGAGAGCAGAG ACTGCGTGTTTCCGTGAAGAGCGTGACGTTCTGGTGAAAGGAGACAGTCAATGGATCACAACTCTGCACTATGCCTTCCAGGACGACAACTACCTG TACCTGGTAATGGACTACTACGTTGGCGGAGACCTGCTGACTCTGCTCAGTAAGTTTGAGGATCGTCTTCCGGAGGACATGGCGAAGTTCTACGTGGCAGAGATGGTTCTCGCCATCCACTCCATCCACCAGCAGAACTACATCCACAG AGACATTAAACCTGACAACGTCCTTCTCGATGTCAACGGTCACATCCGTCTGGCCGACTTCGGATCCTGTCTCCGCATGATGGAGGACGGCACG GTCCAGTCCTCGGTGGCGGTGGGAACTCCGGACTACATCTCCCCTGAGATCCTGCAGGCGATGGAAGACGGGATGGGACGCTATGGACCCGAGTGTGACTGGTGGTCTCTGGGAGTCTGCATGTACGAGATGCTGTATGGAGAAACGCCGTTCTACGCGGAGTCGCTGGTGGAAACTTACGGAAAGATCATGAACCATGAG GAGCGTTTCCAGTTCCCGTCCCACGTGACCGACGTGTCGGAGGATGCCAAAGACCTGATCCAGCGCCTGCTTTGCTCTAGAGAACATCGGATTGGTCTGAACGGGCTCTCCGACTTCAAGAGCCACGCGTTTTTCAGTGGCATCAACTGGGACAACATCCGGTCGGCTGAGGCCCCCTACATCCCAGACGTGTCCTCGCCCACTGACACATCCAACTTTGATGTGGACGACGATGTCCTCAAGAACCCG gacATCACCCCACCAGTGTCTCACACTGGTTTCACTGGTCAGCACCTCCCCTTCGTTGGCTTCACCTACACCACCGACAGTTGCTTCTCCGACCGCAGCTCCGTCAGCCAGGCAGGGCACAGCCGCCACCAGGAAACTGAGGGAGGGGTTGGGGGAGGTGAAGAGGTGGAGGCGTTTGAGAGGAGGATCCGCCGCctggagcaggagaagcaggaacTGAACCGCAAACTGCAGG AGTCGACTCAGGCGCTGCAGGCCCCGACTAGAGGTGGAACTCTGACTCGAGACAAAGAGATCAAGAAATTGAATGAGGAGATCGAGCGGCTGAAGAAGAAGCTGGCAG ACTCTGATAGGCTGGAGCACCAGCTAGAGGAGGCGGTTACCCTCAGACAGGATTATGAGAGCTCCGCCTCCAAACTGAAGAGTGTGGAGAGACAGGTGAAGACACTGAGGCAAGAGAAGGAGGATGTCCATAAG cagctgtcCGACTCTCTGGAGCGCCTGAGGAGTCACACGAAGGAGTTGAAGGAGGCTCACTCTCAGAGGAAGTTGGCACTGCAGGAGTTCTCAGAGCTGTCAGAGAGGATGACCGAACTCCGTGCCTCCAAACAGCGTCTGTCCCGTCAGCTCCgggacaaagaggaggagatggacgcCCTCCTGCAGAAGATGGATGCCATGAAACAGGAGATCCGCAAGACTGAGAAGAACCGCAAGGAG CTGGAGGCTCAGCTGGACGACGCCAAGGCCGAGGCATCAAAGGAGCGGAAGCTGAGGGAGCACAGTGAGGTCTACTCCAAACAGCTGGAGACGGAGCTGGAGAGCCTAAAG TCTCAGCAGGGTCGGGGAGCAGCCACCGGGGGGGCAGAGTCTCAGCAGGAGCTGTCCCGTCTGAAGGCGGAGCTTGATAAGAAGATTTTGTTCTatgaggaggagctgctgaggaGAGACTCTGCCCACTCCTCAGAGATCAAGAACCTCCGCAAAGACCTGCACGAGTCTGAGGGGGCACAGCTCGCTGCCAacaaggagctgctgcaggtccGAGACAAGCTGGACAAGGCCAAGAGAGACAG acAAACTGAGATGGATGAAGCTGTGGTGACGCTGAAGGGAAATTTTGAGCGAGAGAAACATCTGCTGAcggaagaaaacaggaaaatgacaGTGGAGACAGACAAG TTGTGCGCGTTCGTGGACAAACTAACTGCTCAGAATCGTCAGCTGGAGGATGAGCTTCAGGATGTGTCGtcgaagagagagagtgtcGCTCACTGGGAGGCTCAGATTGCTGAAATCATCCAGTG GGTGAGCGATGAGAAGGATGCTCGAGGTTACCTTCAGGCTCTGGCCACCAAGATGACGGAGGAACTGGAAACACTACGTAGCTCCAACCTGGGGACCAGGCCTCTG CCTGAGTCAGGAGTGGCCACACCTCCTAGGAAGCCCTGGCTTCCTATTGGTGGAGACAGCAGG gACCCGCTGTGGAAGGTGCGTCGCAGTCAGAAGTTGGACATGTCGGCTCGTCTGGAACTTCAGTCGGCCCTAGACGCTGAGATCAGAGCCAAACAGCTGGTTTTGGATGAGCTGCGAAAAGTCAAAGCTGCCAACATCAATCtggagag TAAGCTTAAGGAGTCTGAAGAGAGGAGTAGGGAGATGGGGGAACAGATGGAGAATCTGAAGAAGGAGATGGAGGACAGTCGCTCCCGTTCAGACAGAG GTCTGAAGCTTCCAGATTTCCAAGACTCcatctttgaatatttcaacACGTCACCTCTGGCTCCAGACCTGACCTTCAGA GAAGTTAAAGCAGCATCAGTCCCATCAAGCCCCTCCCCCACCTACCAGAGCTCAGCACTGACCACACCAAAA cccAAAGCTCATCAGCTGAGCATCAAGACGTTCTCCAGTCCAACTCAGTGTACACACTGCACCTCACTGATGGTGGGACTCCTCCGCCAGGGCTACGCCTGCGAAG tgtgtTCCTTCATCTGTCACGTTACCTGTAAAGACCACGCCCCCCTAGTCTGTCCAATCCCAGCAGAGCAGGCCAAGAGGCCTCAGGGCATCGACGTCCAGAGAGGCATCGGCACTGCGTACAAGGGATTTGTCAGG gtTCCTAAGCCCAGCGGCGTAAAGAAGGGCTGGCAGCGAGCGTTCGCCGTGGTCTCTGACTGTAAACTGTTTCTCTATGATGTCCCAGAGGGGAAGTCCACGCAGCCAGGTGTGGTGGCCAGTCTGGTCCTAGACCTCAG AGATGAGGAGTTCTCCGTAAGCTCTGTCTTGGCATCAGATGTGATCCACGCCACCAGGAAAGACATCCCCTGCATCTTCAGG GTGACATCATCGCAGCTGATTTCGCAGATctcgtctgtgtctctgctggtcCTGGCAGAGAGTGAGCTGGAGAAGAGAAAGTGGGTCCGGATCCTCGAGAGTCTGCAGAGCATCCTGACCAAGAACCTGCTGAGGAGCCAGCCGGTCCATGTTCTGCACGAGGCCTACGACGCTTCACTCCCGGTCATAAAGACCACGCTGTCAGCTGCTGTGATCG ATCGAGAGAGGGTCGCTCTGGGGACAGAAGATGGACTGTTTGTGGTGGAGGTCACCAGAGACG tgaTTGTGCGAGCAGTCGACAGTAAGAAGGTTTATCAGATCGATTTGATCCCGAAGGAGAAAATCGTGGCTCTGCTCTGTGGTCGCAATCGTCACGTTCACCTTCTCCCCTGGGGGGTGCTGGAGGGCGCAGAGCCTGCCTTTGACTTTAAGCTGGCAGAAACCAAAGGTTGCCAGGCTTTGACCACAGGGGTGCTCCGACCTGGAGGACCCGCCTGCCTGCTGGGTGCTGTCAAACGCCAG GTTCAGTGCTACGAGATCACTCGTGCAAAGCCCCACCATAAGAAGCTGTGGGAGGTTCAGGCTCCCGGTTCGGTGCAATGGTTGGGTATGGTGAAGGAGCGGCTGTGTGTCGGGTATCCTTCGGGCTTTGCTCTGCTGGCCCTGCAGGGCGAGTCTTCCCCCATCAGTCTGGTGAGCCCTGGTGACCCGTCGTTGGCCTTCCTGTCCCAACATCCCCTGGATGCACTGCATGCCCTGGAGGTCGGATCCAATGAATTGCTGCTCTGCTTCAGCCAGCTCGGCATCTATGTGGATGGACAGGGCCGCCGGTCCCGAACCCAGGAACTGATGTGGCCTGCCACACCGCTTGCTTGTA GCTCAAACTCGTCCCACCTGACGGTCTACAGTGAGTACGGAGTGGACGTCTTTGATATACACACCACTGAGTGGGTCCAGACAATCTCCCTCTGCAAG atCAGACCTTTGAACCCTGAAGGAACGTTAAACCTATTGAGTTCAGAACCTGCTCGTCTGATTTACTTCAGCAACACGTCCtcag agGGTGACCTCACCATACCGGAGACGTCAGACCACAGCAGGAAGTTGATGGTTCGAACTCGCAGCAAGAGGAAGTTTCTTTTCAAGGTTCCTGAGGAGGAGCGACTTCAGCAGAGGAG ggagATGCTCAGAGACCCTGAGCTCAGGTCGAGGATGATTTCTAACCCCACAAACTTTAACCACGTTGCTCACATGGGACCAGGAGATGGGATGCAAGTTCTCATGGACCTTCCTCTG ATTGGTGATGGTGCCTGCCTCTcgccctccccctccccctctccctctccctcttcctcttcctcccgtCACACcctcatctctcctccctccaacTTTGAGCACGTCTATCACATGACGTCGGCATCAGCCGGTGCCTTCTTGCAGAAAgacgcctcctcttcctcctcccagcAGAGCCTCCTGcagccctcctcctcttcctcctctccctccatctcctctttggGAAGG agtgtgATGCCTTCCTCTCAGGACGACTCAGTGAAAGATAAGCCCCGCCCCCTGTCCAGTATCTCCCGGCAACACAGAAGCAAGACGCACATCACCCGCACCGcatcaggtacacacacacttacacacacacacattcacctgtCTCCAGTGACGTCATCTGATATCCTGATTTCGATTGGTTCAGATTTTGGGGGTGGAGCTCGTGGTGTCTCTGAACTCGACCAGGACCTGGACCGAGAG CCGGACTCAGACTCAACCAAACACTCGACTCCTTCTAACAGCTCCAACCCCAGCAGCCCTAACTCCCCCCACCGCAGCCGCCTCACCCTGGACAGCCTGGACTCTGAGCCCTGA
- the cdc42bpb gene encoding serine/threonine-protein kinase MRCK beta isoform X8 has product MSAQVRLKRLEELLLEQRVEGCVSVEALLDLLLCLHSECSHGPLKREKHITDFLEWVRPFTTTVKDMRLHRDDFEMLKVIGRGAFGEVAVVKMKHTERVYAMKILNKWEMLKRAETACFREERDVLVKGDSQWITTLHYAFQDDNYLYLVMDYYVGGDLLTLLSKFEDRLPEDMAKFYVAEMVLAIHSIHQQNYIHRDIKPDNVLLDVNGHIRLADFGSCLRMMEDGTVQSSVAVGTPDYISPEILQAMEDGMGRYGPECDWWSLGVCMYEMLYGETPFYAESLVETYGKIMNHEERFQFPSHVTDVSEDAKDLIQRLLCSREHRIGLNGLSDFKSHAFFSGINWDNIRSAEAPYIPDVSSPTDTSNFDVDDDVLKNPDITPPVSHTGFTGQHLPFVGFTYTTDSCFSDRSSVSQAGHSRHQETEGGVGGGEEVEAFERRIRRLEQEKQELNRKLQESTQALQAPTRGGTLTRDKEIKKLNEEIERLKKKLADSDRLEHQLEEAVTLRQDYESSASKLKSVERQVKTLRQEKEDVHKQLSDSLERLRSHTKELKEAHSQRKLALQEFSELSERMTELRASKQRLSRQLRDKEEEMDALLQKMDAMKQEIRKTEKNRKELEAQLDDAKAEASKERKLREHSEVYSKQLETELESLKSQQGRGAATGGAESQQELSRLKAELDKKILFYEEELLRRDSAHSSEIKNLRKDLHESEGAQLAANKELLQVRDKLDKAKRDRQTEMDEAVVTLKGNFEREKHLLTEENRKMTVETDKLCAFVDKLTAQNRQLEDELQDVSSKRESVAHWEAQIAEIIQWVSDEKDARGYLQALATKMTEELETLRSSNLGTRPLPESGVATPPRKPWLPIGGDSRDPLWKVRRSQKLDMSARLELQSALDAEIRAKQLVLDELRKVKAANINLESKLKESEERSREMGEQMENLKKEMEDSRSRSDRGLKLPDFQDSIFEYFNTSPLAPDLTFRTLEIDCITQRSGTLSPSPSTTSEHEEVKAASVPSSPSPTYQSSALTTPKPKAHQLSIKTFSSPTQCTHCTSLMVGLLRQGYACEVCSFICHVTCKDHAPLVCPIPAEQAKRPQGIDVQRGIGTAYKGFVRVPKPSGVKKGWQRAFAVVSDCKLFLYDVPEGKSTQPGVVASLVLDLRDEEFSVSSVLASDVIHATRKDIPCIFRVTSSQLISQISSVSLLVLAESELEKRKWVRILESLQSILTKNLLRSQPVHVLHEAYDASLPVIKTTLSAAVIDRERVALGTEDGLFVVEVTRDVIVRAVDSKKVYQIDLIPKEKIVALLCGRNRHVHLLPWGVLEGAEPAFDFKLAETKGCQALTTGVLRPGGPACLLGAVKRQVQCYEITRAKPHHKKLWEVQAPGSVQWLGMVKERLCVGYPSGFALLALQGESSPISLVSPGDPSLAFLSQHPLDALHALEVGSNELLLCFSQLGIYVDGQGRRSRTQELMWPATPLACSSNSSHLTVYSEYGVDVFDIHTTEWVQTISLCKIRPLNPEGTLNLLSSEPARLIYFSNTSSEGDLTIPETSDHSRKLMVRTRSKRKFLFKVPEEERLQQRREMLRDPELRSRMISNPTNFNHVAHMGPGDGMQVLMDLPLSVMPSSQDDSVKDKPRPLSSISRQHRSKTHITRTASDFGGGARGVSELDQDLDREPDSDSTKHSTPSNSSNPSSPNSPHRSRLTLDSLDSEP; this is encoded by the exons ATGTCGGCTCAGGTCCGTCTGAAGcggctggaggagctgctgctggagcagcGGGTGGAgggatgtgtgagtgtggaggCGCTGCTCgacctgctgctctgcctccacTCCGAGTGCTCCCACGGGCCGCTGAAGAGGGAGAAGCACATCACTGACTTCCTGGAGTGGG tgagaCCGTTCACCACCACAGTGAAGGACATGCGGCTGCACAGGGATGATTTTGAGATGCTGAAGGTGATTGGACGAGGAGCTTTTGGAGAG gttgCCGTGGTgaagatgaaacacacagagagagtttACGCCATGAAGATCCTCAATAAGTGGGAGATGTTAAAGAGAGCAGAG ACTGCGTGTTTCCGTGAAGAGCGTGACGTTCTGGTGAAAGGAGACAGTCAATGGATCACAACTCTGCACTATGCCTTCCAGGACGACAACTACCTG TACCTGGTAATGGACTACTACGTTGGCGGAGACCTGCTGACTCTGCTCAGTAAGTTTGAGGATCGTCTTCCGGAGGACATGGCGAAGTTCTACGTGGCAGAGATGGTTCTCGCCATCCACTCCATCCACCAGCAGAACTACATCCACAG AGACATTAAACCTGACAACGTCCTTCTCGATGTCAACGGTCACATCCGTCTGGCCGACTTCGGATCCTGTCTCCGCATGATGGAGGACGGCACG GTCCAGTCCTCGGTGGCGGTGGGAACTCCGGACTACATCTCCCCTGAGATCCTGCAGGCGATGGAAGACGGGATGGGACGCTATGGACCCGAGTGTGACTGGTGGTCTCTGGGAGTCTGCATGTACGAGATGCTGTATGGAGAAACGCCGTTCTACGCGGAGTCGCTGGTGGAAACTTACGGAAAGATCATGAACCATGAG GAGCGTTTCCAGTTCCCGTCCCACGTGACCGACGTGTCGGAGGATGCCAAAGACCTGATCCAGCGCCTGCTTTGCTCTAGAGAACATCGGATTGGTCTGAACGGGCTCTCCGACTTCAAGAGCCACGCGTTTTTCAGTGGCATCAACTGGGACAACATCCGGTCGGCTGAGGCCCCCTACATCCCAGACGTGTCCTCGCCCACTGACACATCCAACTTTGATGTGGACGACGATGTCCTCAAGAACCCG gacATCACCCCACCAGTGTCTCACACTGGTTTCACTGGTCAGCACCTCCCCTTCGTTGGCTTCACCTACACCACCGACAGTTGCTTCTCCGACCGCAGCTCCGTCAGCCAGGCAGGGCACAGCCGCCACCAGGAAACTGAGGGAGGGGTTGGGGGAGGTGAAGAGGTGGAGGCGTTTGAGAGGAGGATCCGCCGCctggagcaggagaagcaggaacTGAACCGCAAACTGCAGG AGTCGACTCAGGCGCTGCAGGCCCCGACTAGAGGTGGAACTCTGACTCGAGACAAAGAGATCAAGAAATTGAATGAGGAGATCGAGCGGCTGAAGAAGAAGCTGGCAG ACTCTGATAGGCTGGAGCACCAGCTAGAGGAGGCGGTTACCCTCAGACAGGATTATGAGAGCTCCGCCTCCAAACTGAAGAGTGTGGAGAGACAGGTGAAGACACTGAGGCAAGAGAAGGAGGATGTCCATAAG cagctgtcCGACTCTCTGGAGCGCCTGAGGAGTCACACGAAGGAGTTGAAGGAGGCTCACTCTCAGAGGAAGTTGGCACTGCAGGAGTTCTCAGAGCTGTCAGAGAGGATGACCGAACTCCGTGCCTCCAAACAGCGTCTGTCCCGTCAGCTCCgggacaaagaggaggagatggacgcCCTCCTGCAGAAGATGGATGCCATGAAACAGGAGATCCGCAAGACTGAGAAGAACCGCAAGGAG CTGGAGGCTCAGCTGGACGACGCCAAGGCCGAGGCATCAAAGGAGCGGAAGCTGAGGGAGCACAGTGAGGTCTACTCCAAACAGCTGGAGACGGAGCTGGAGAGCCTAAAG TCTCAGCAGGGTCGGGGAGCAGCCACCGGGGGGGCAGAGTCTCAGCAGGAGCTGTCCCGTCTGAAGGCGGAGCTTGATAAGAAGATTTTGTTCTatgaggaggagctgctgaggaGAGACTCTGCCCACTCCTCAGAGATCAAGAACCTCCGCAAAGACCTGCACGAGTCTGAGGGGGCACAGCTCGCTGCCAacaaggagctgctgcaggtccGAGACAAGCTGGACAAGGCCAAGAGAGACAG acAAACTGAGATGGATGAAGCTGTGGTGACGCTGAAGGGAAATTTTGAGCGAGAGAAACATCTGCTGAcggaagaaaacaggaaaatgacaGTGGAGACAGACAAG TTGTGCGCGTTCGTGGACAAACTAACTGCTCAGAATCGTCAGCTGGAGGATGAGCTTCAGGATGTGTCGtcgaagagagagagtgtcGCTCACTGGGAGGCTCAGATTGCTGAAATCATCCAGTG GGTGAGCGATGAGAAGGATGCTCGAGGTTACCTTCAGGCTCTGGCCACCAAGATGACGGAGGAACTGGAAACACTACGTAGCTCCAACCTGGGGACCAGGCCTCTG CCTGAGTCAGGAGTGGCCACACCTCCTAGGAAGCCCTGGCTTCCTATTGGTGGAGACAGCAGG gACCCGCTGTGGAAGGTGCGTCGCAGTCAGAAGTTGGACATGTCGGCTCGTCTGGAACTTCAGTCGGCCCTAGACGCTGAGATCAGAGCCAAACAGCTGGTTTTGGATGAGCTGCGAAAAGTCAAAGCTGCCAACATCAATCtggagag TAAGCTTAAGGAGTCTGAAGAGAGGAGTAGGGAGATGGGGGAACAGATGGAGAATCTGAAGAAGGAGATGGAGGACAGTCGCTCCCGTTCAGACAGAG GTCTGAAGCTTCCAGATTTCCAAGACTCcatctttgaatatttcaacACGTCACCTCTGGCTCCAGACCTGACCTTCAGA ACCTTAGAGATAGACTGCATCACCCAGAGATCGGGGACCCTCTCCCCCTCACCCTCTACCACATCCGAACACGAG GAAGTTAAAGCAGCATCAGTCCCATCAAGCCCCTCCCCCACCTACCAGAGCTCAGCACTGACCACACCAAAA cccAAAGCTCATCAGCTGAGCATCAAGACGTTCTCCAGTCCAACTCAGTGTACACACTGCACCTCACTGATGGTGGGACTCCTCCGCCAGGGCTACGCCTGCGAAG tgtgtTCCTTCATCTGTCACGTTACCTGTAAAGACCACGCCCCCCTAGTCTGTCCAATCCCAGCAGAGCAGGCCAAGAGGCCTCAGGGCATCGACGTCCAGAGAGGCATCGGCACTGCGTACAAGGGATTTGTCAGG gtTCCTAAGCCCAGCGGCGTAAAGAAGGGCTGGCAGCGAGCGTTCGCCGTGGTCTCTGACTGTAAACTGTTTCTCTATGATGTCCCAGAGGGGAAGTCCACGCAGCCAGGTGTGGTGGCCAGTCTGGTCCTAGACCTCAG AGATGAGGAGTTCTCCGTAAGCTCTGTCTTGGCATCAGATGTGATCCACGCCACCAGGAAAGACATCCCCTGCATCTTCAGG GTGACATCATCGCAGCTGATTTCGCAGATctcgtctgtgtctctgctggtcCTGGCAGAGAGTGAGCTGGAGAAGAGAAAGTGGGTCCGGATCCTCGAGAGTCTGCAGAGCATCCTGACCAAGAACCTGCTGAGGAGCCAGCCGGTCCATGTTCTGCACGAGGCCTACGACGCTTCACTCCCGGTCATAAAGACCACGCTGTCAGCTGCTGTGATCG ATCGAGAGAGGGTCGCTCTGGGGACAGAAGATGGACTGTTTGTGGTGGAGGTCACCAGAGACG tgaTTGTGCGAGCAGTCGACAGTAAGAAGGTTTATCAGATCGATTTGATCCCGAAGGAGAAAATCGTGGCTCTGCTCTGTGGTCGCAATCGTCACGTTCACCTTCTCCCCTGGGGGGTGCTGGAGGGCGCAGAGCCTGCCTTTGACTTTAAGCTGGCAGAAACCAAAGGTTGCCAGGCTTTGACCACAGGGGTGCTCCGACCTGGAGGACCCGCCTGCCTGCTGGGTGCTGTCAAACGCCAG GTTCAGTGCTACGAGATCACTCGTGCAAAGCCCCACCATAAGAAGCTGTGGGAGGTTCAGGCTCCCGGTTCGGTGCAATGGTTGGGTATGGTGAAGGAGCGGCTGTGTGTCGGGTATCCTTCGGGCTTTGCTCTGCTGGCCCTGCAGGGCGAGTCTTCCCCCATCAGTCTGGTGAGCCCTGGTGACCCGTCGTTGGCCTTCCTGTCCCAACATCCCCTGGATGCACTGCATGCCCTGGAGGTCGGATCCAATGAATTGCTGCTCTGCTTCAGCCAGCTCGGCATCTATGTGGATGGACAGGGCCGCCGGTCCCGAACCCAGGAACTGATGTGGCCTGCCACACCGCTTGCTTGTA GCTCAAACTCGTCCCACCTGACGGTCTACAGTGAGTACGGAGTGGACGTCTTTGATATACACACCACTGAGTGGGTCCAGACAATCTCCCTCTGCAAG atCAGACCTTTGAACCCTGAAGGAACGTTAAACCTATTGAGTTCAGAACCTGCTCGTCTGATTTACTTCAGCAACACGTCCtcag agGGTGACCTCACCATACCGGAGACGTCAGACCACAGCAGGAAGTTGATGGTTCGAACTCGCAGCAAGAGGAAGTTTCTTTTCAAGGTTCCTGAGGAGGAGCGACTTCAGCAGAGGAG ggagATGCTCAGAGACCCTGAGCTCAGGTCGAGGATGATTTCTAACCCCACAAACTTTAACCACGTTGCTCACATGGGACCAGGAGATGGGATGCAAGTTCTCATGGACCTTCCTCTG agtgtgATGCCTTCCTCTCAGGACGACTCAGTGAAAGATAAGCCCCGCCCCCTGTCCAGTATCTCCCGGCAACACAGAAGCAAGACGCACATCACCCGCACCGcatcag ATTTTGGGGGTGGAGCTCGTGGTGTCTCTGAACTCGACCAGGACCTGGACCGAGAG CCGGACTCAGACTCAACCAAACACTCGACTCCTTCTAACAGCTCCAACCCCAGCAGCCCTAACTCCCCCCACCGCAGCCGCCTCACCCTGGACAGCCTGGACTCTGAGCCCTGA